A region from the Triticum urartu cultivar G1812 chromosome 1, Tu2.1, whole genome shotgun sequence genome encodes:
- the LOC125519122 gene encoding tryptophan aminotransferase-related protein 1-like has translation MARDNGDGLAAIAGRIGVLGSVALNIVALAIYLRGRAAAEKQASKKVKKAAAVAPSSGKPPVACDSVINLDHGDPTMFETFWRGPIGESATLVIPGYQTMSYFSDVGNLCWFLEPGFEREVRRLHRLVGNAAVEGYHVLVGTGSSQLFQAAVYALAPPTADAPVSVVSTTPFYSMYPPLTDFLNSRLYRWAGDANAFDGDDYIEVICSPSNPDGSIREAVLKSKSGKDIHDLAYYWPQYTPITRMLAHDIMLFTVSKCTGHAGTRIGWALVKDKEVAQKMSKFMEQSTIGVSKDAQLRAAKVLGAVTDGYEHQLATAAGGDANLLFHYARRKMAQRWRALRAAVAASGIFSLPDEVAGFCAFTKDTVTSNPAFAWLRCQKQEVEDLESFLRANKIITRSGTKFGADQKVVRISMVDTDEAFGIFVNRLAAIK, from the exons ATGGCGAGGGATAATGGCGACGGGCTGGCGGCGATTGCCGGGCGGATCGGCGTGCTCGGGTCCGTCGCGCTGAACATCGTGGCGCTGGCGATCTACCTCCgtggccgcgccgccgccgagaAGCAGGCCAGCAAGAAGGTGAAGAAGGCGGCGGCTGTGGCGCCGTCGTCTGGCAAGCCTCCCGTCGCGTGTGACTCGGTCATCAATTTGGACCA CGGTGATCCAACGATGTTTGAGACGTTTTGGCGCGGACCGATTGGCGAAAGCGCTACGCTGGTGATTCCAGGGTATCAGACGATGAGTTACTTCTCTGACGTCGGCAACCTTTGCTGGTTCCTCGAGCCAGGCTTCGAGCGTGAGGtgcgccgcctccaccgcctcgtcGGCAATGCCGCCGTCGAGGGCTACCACGTCCTCGTCGGCACCGGATCCTCTCAGCTCTTCCAGGCCGCAGTCTACGCGCTCGCCCCGCCCACTGCCGACGCGCCCGTCAGCGTCGTATCAACTACCCCTTTCTACTCT ATGTACCCGCCCTTGACGGACTTCCTCAACTCACGGCTCTACCGATGGGCCGGCGACGCCAACGCATTTGACGGCGACGACTACATTGAGGTCATCTGCTCACCGAGCAACCCCGACGGCAGCATCCGCGAGGCCGTCCTCAAGTCCAAGTCCGGCAAGGACATCCACGACCTGGCTTACTACTGGCCGCAGTACACTCCCATCACCCGCATGCTCGCCCATGACATCATGCTCTTCACCGTGTCAAAGTGTACGGGCCACGCCGGCACGAGGATAGG GTGGGCGTTGGTGAAGGACAAGGAGGTGGCACAGAAGATGAGCAAGTTCATGGAGCAAAGCACCATAGGCGTGTCCAAGGACGCGCAGCTACGCGCCGCCAAGGTACTCGGGGCGGTCACAGACGGCTACGAGCACCAGCTTGCCACCGCTGCCGGTGGGGACGCGAACCTCCTCTTCCATTACGCGCGGCGGAAGATGGCACAGCGCTGGCGTGCACTCCGTGCTGCCGTAGCAGCCTCCGGCATCTTCAGCCTCCCCGACGAGGTGGCCGGCTTCTGCGCCTTCACCAAGGACACCGTCACCTCTAATCCTG CATTCGCATGGCTGCGCTGTCAGAAGCAAGAAGTGGAAGACCTAGAGAGCTTCTTGCGTGCGAACAAGATCATAACCCGCAGCGGGACTAAGTTCGGAGCTGATCAAAAGGTGGTCAGGATCAGTATGGTCGACACTGATGAAGCATTCGGCATATTCGTCAATCGCCTTGCTGCCATTAAATGA